A stretch of the Tachyglossus aculeatus isolate mTacAcu1 chromosome 6, mTacAcu1.pri, whole genome shotgun sequence genome encodes the following:
- the LOC119929622 gene encoding olfactory receptor 1361-like — MGTERHFETTIQGQSEGKGRIPDPRDWKNGQDLVMVSGRELKDNEDNSKVAKVELLSAHPGPMNGTEPVAEFSLLGLLGGPDRHPLLFLLFLGLYLLNVLGNGSMALLVWGRGRRADPRLRAPMYFFLSHLSIVDLLFASVTVPQLLAGLLTPGPRAMLPQACFTQMYFFVALGITESYLLAGMAYDRAVAVGRPLLYGAVMTRRRCGLLVGGAWTVAHLHALLHTRLIASLAFPRPARLRHFFCDMTVLLSLATSDTSVCEAVVLSEGLAVVLAPLVCVGLSYWRILLAVLRARHPGGPHRALSTCGAHLTVVALFFGSVLSVYFRPPAHFAPRYDRVAGVVYAVVTPTLNPYIYSLRNREVKGALRRALTRKTGPGGT; from the exons ATGGGCACAGAGCGACACTTTGAGACAACGATCCaggggcagagtgaa GGGAAGGGGCGGATTCCAGACCCGCGGGACTggaagaatggacaggatttggtgatggtctCAGGGCGAGAGTTGAAAGACAatgaggataactccaaggtggCCAAG GTAGAGCTGTTGT CTGCGCACCCTGGCCCCATGAACGGCACGGAGCCAGTGGCCGAGTTCAGCCTGCTGGGCCTGCTGGGCGGCCCCGACCGCCACCCGCtgctcttcctgctcttcctagGCCTCTACCTGCTCAACGTCCTGGGCAACGGGTCCATGGCGCTGCTggtttgggggcgggggcggcgggccgACCCCCGCCTCCGcgcccccatgtatttcttcctgagCCACCTGAGCATCGTGGATCTGCTGTTCGCCTCGGTCACCGTGCCCCAGCTCCTGGCCGGCCTGCTGACCCCTGGGCCCCGGGCCATGCTCCCGCAGGCTTGCTTCACCCAGATGTACTTCTTCGTGGCTCTGGGCATCACCGAGAGCTACCTGCTGGCCGGCATGGCCTACGACCGGGCCGTGGCCGTGGGGCGGCCGCTGCTGTATGGGGCCGTGATGACCCGGCGCCGCTGCGGCCTGCTGGTGGGCGGCGCCTGGACCGTGGCCCACCTGCACGCGTTGCTGCACACGCGGCTCATTGCCAGCCTGGCCTTCCCGCGGCCCGCCCGCCTGCGCCACTTCTTCTGCGACATGACGGTCCTGCTGAGCCTGGCCACGTCGGACACCTCGGTCTGCGAGGCGGTGGTGCTGTCAGAGGGCCTGGCCGTGGTACTGGCGCCGCTGGTCTGCGTGGGCCTCTCCTACTGGCGCATCCTGTTGGCAGTGCTGCGGGCGCGCCACCCCGGGGGCCCCCACCGCGCCCTCTCCACCTGCGGGGCCCACCTGACCGTGGTGGCCCTCTTCTTCGGTTCCGTGCTCTCTGTGTACTTCCGACCGCCCGCCCACTTCGCCCCCCGCTACGACCGCGTGGCCGGCGTGGTGTACGCCgtggtcacccccaccctcaacccctacATCTACAGCCTCCGCAACCGCGAGGTCAAGGGGGCCCTGCGGCGGGCACTCACAAGGAAGACGGGGCCCGGAGGGACTTGa